One Roseimicrobium gellanilyticum DNA window includes the following coding sequences:
- a CDS encoding glycine zipper domain-containing protein → MKNIKRLTLALLATLSISSMSCTSGPNARTGTVLGALGGAGLGGIIGHQSGRGLEGAAIGAGLGALGGNLIGGAQDERNYYNRGGYYGGQGNGYYRSYGPPPPPPRGGYYY, encoded by the coding sequence ATGAAGAACATCAAGCGACTCACCCTCGCTCTACTCGCAACACTTTCCATCAGCTCCATGTCGTGCACGAGCGGGCCAAATGCGCGCACCGGCACGGTGCTGGGCGCGCTCGGCGGCGCTGGCCTTGGCGGCATCATCGGCCACCAGAGTGGTCGTGGTCTGGAAGGCGCAGCCATCGGTGCCGGTCTCGGCGCCCTCGGCGGCAATCTGATCGGCGGCGCGCAGGACGAGCGGAACTACTACAATCGCGGCGGCTACTACGGCGGCCAGGGTAATGGCTACTACCGCTCCTACGGTCCCCCGCCCCCTCCTCCCCGCGGCGGCTACTACTATTGA